Within the Candidatus Methylomirabilota bacterium genome, the region CCTGGCCCACATGGGCGCGACCGTGAGCGCGCAGACGTTCATCGACCAATACGTCAAGCAGACTGACCTCGCCATCGTTAACAACCGCTGGTGGCCGGCGAAGTACTCCGAGGTGTCGGAGCCGATGATGGCGGCCTACAAGAAGAAGACCGGCACCGATGCGACCAACTTCGCGGTGCAGGCGCACGACGCCACCCTCGTGTTGATCGAGGCGATCCGGATATCGGGAAGCCTCGACCCGCAGAAGATCCAGGCGGCCCTCGAGAGCACCACCTTCGTGACGGCGTGGGGCACCCGCAAGTTCACGTCGCTGGCCGAGGGGCACCGCATGCCCATCCAGACCGTGGTCGTGCAGATCCAGGGCGGCAAGAAGGTGCCCATCTATCCCGAATCGGTCGCGGCGGCCGCCGGCGGCAAGTACGTGCCGGTGCCCCCGTACGCGTGGGAAAAGAAGTAGCGCCGCCGAAGCTCGCCCTCGCCGGCCTCAGCAAGTGGTTCGGCGGACTCCGCGCCGTTGGCGCCTGCTCGTTCGAGATCGCGCCCGGCACCGTGGTGGGCCTTATCGGCCCCAACGGCTCCGGCAAGAGCACGCTCTTCAACCTGGTCACCGGGCTCTTGCGGCCCGACGAAGGCGCCATCTTCTACGACGGCGAGCGCATCGACGGGCTCGCCACCCACGAGATCGCGCGCCGCGGTGTGGGCCGCACCTTTCAGTCCGTAAAGATCTTCCGCGACCTGCCCGTCCGCGAGAACCTCGCCATCGCCGCCATGGGGCGTGGCCTCCGCGGCTGGGAGCCGCGCGCCGACGAGTGGCTCGCGCGCATGGGTCTCACGCGACTCGTCGATGCGCCCGCGGGCACCCTCTCCATCGGCCAGCAGCGCCTGCTCGAGCTGACGATGAACCTGGTAATCGACCCGGAGTTCTTGCTGCTCGACGAGCCCCTCGCGGGCGTGCACCCCGTGATCCGGCGCCAGATCGCTGACACGCTGAACGATCTGCGCGCGCGGGGCCGTACCCTGCTGATCATCGAGCACCACATGCCGTTCGTGATGGGACTCTGCGACAAGATCGTGGTGATGGATCACGGAGAGAAGATCGCGGAAGGGGCTCCGGAGGCGATCCGCGCCGACCCGCGCGTGATCGCGACCCTGCTCGGACGGGCGGAGCGCGGGAGCGACGATGCTCGAGCTTGAGGGCGTTCGCTCCGGGTACGGCAAGCTCGAGATCCTCCAGTCGGCTTCGCTGCGGGTTCCCGACGGCGCGATCATCGGCATCATCGGGCCCAACGGCGCCGGCAAATCCACGCTGCTCAAGACCGCGTTCGGCTATCTCCCGCCCTCCGCGGGCCGCATCGTGCTCGACGGTCGCGAGATCGCGGGGCGCCGGCCCGACGAGATCATGCGCTTGGGGGTCGGCTACCTCGCCCAGGCGGGCGGGTTGTTCGCGGAGATGACCGTGCACGACAACCTCGTGCTCGGCGGCTACACCGTCTCGCGCGCCGACAAGCGTCACGCGATCGACCACGTCTACACCCGCTTTCCCCTGTTCCGCGACCGCCGCCGCCAGCTCGCCGGCGCCCTCTCCGGGGGTGAGCAGCGCCTGCTCGCCATTGCGCGCGCCCTCATCGTTCGCCCGCGCCTCCTGCTGCTCGACGAGCCGTCGGCGGCGCTGGCCCCGCGGTTCATCGACGAGGTCTACGCGACGCTCGTGGCGCTCAACCGCGACGGCATCGCGCTCCTCATCGTCGAGCAGAACGTCGAGGCGATCCTTGCCGTTGCCCACCGCGTGTTCGTGCTCGACCTCGGCCAGAACGCCTTTGACGGGACACCGTCCGAGCTCCGCGCCTCCGATAGCATTCGGCGGCTCTACCTCGGCGAAGACGCGGCATAGCACGACGATGCTCGAATCGCTCCTCGAGTTTCTCATCCAGGGCGTGGTCCTCGGGGGGCTCTACGCGCTGTTTGCCGTCGGGCTCAGCCTGATCTTTGGCGTGCTCGACGTCATCAATGTCGCCCACGGCGAGTTCTTCGCCATCGGCGGCTATCTGGCCTTCACGGCCGTCGTGCTCCTGCATCTGCCCGGCGCCATGGGTATCCTCGGGGCGGCCGTCGGGACATTCCTGCTCGGGCTCTGCGTCTATCCGCTCCTGATCGCCCCGCTCAAGCGGCGGCTCGGGGGGCGGCCACAGGGGCCGCTCTATCTCGTGCTCACGCTCGGCCTGTCCACGTTCCTTCAGTCGAGCCTGCTGGCGATCGCGGGGGGCGATTATCTGCGGGTGCCGCCGCAAGTGAGCGGGATCCTCGACCTGGGCGTCACCGCGGTCAGCTTTCAGCGGCTCCTCGTGCTCGGGGTCGCGGCGTTGCTGCTCACGGGGCTCTTCGCGTTTCTCCGCTTCCATCCCGAGGGCCTCGCCGTGCGCGCCGTCTCACAGAATCCCGACGCGGCGCAGGCGATGGGCATCAACCTGCCGCGCATCTTTGCCTTCACGCTGGCCCTGGGGGTGGCGCTCGCGGGGGTGGGTGGCGCGCTCATGGCCCCGCTCTTCAATGTCTACCCGGCCGTCGGCTTCCCGCTGACCATCAAGGCCTTCGCCATCACCATCCTCGGCGGGATGGGCAACCCCGCGGGCGCGCTGGTGGCGAGCTTCGTCATCAGCATCGCCGAGTCGCTCTCCGTGATGGTGATCCCCTCGCAGTGGCAGAATCTCATCGCGTTCGCCGTGATGATCGTGATGCTCCTGCTCCGGCCCCGCGGCCTCTTCGGCCGCGCCGTCTCGCGATGACCCGCCGCGTGAGAGGGCTTCCGCTCGCGGTCGCCGCCGTCGCCGCCCTCTTGCCCGTGCTGCTGCCGCATCCGTTCGTGCTCACCATCGCGACACAGGCCGCGATCTGGGCGCTGCTGGCCGCAAGCTGGGATCTGCTGAGCGGCTATACGGGGCAGATCTCGTTCGGTCACGCCGGCTTCTTCGCGCTCGGGGCCTACGCCGCCGCCGCCGCGACCAAGCACGCCGACGTCTCACCGTGGCTCGGCCTGCTCATCGGCGCGACGATCGCCGCCGCCGTCGGGCTCCTCACCGGCTTCCCCGCCCTCCGGCTGCGCGGCCACTACCTGGCGCTCGTGACGCTCGGGCTCGCCGAGATCATCAGGCTCGTCGCCCAGAACTGGATGGCGCTCACGGGTGGCCCCTTCGGCATCCACGACTTCAGGAGCTTTTCGGGGCTTCCGGCCGCCGCGCTCGCCTACCGTCAGGCGATGTATGGGGTGGTCGTCTCCATCGTGGCCGTCTCCATCGCGGTCATGTACCTGCTCTGCGAGCGCACGAACGCGGGCAAGGCGTTCCGCGCCATCCGCGAGGACGAGGTCCTGGCGCAGACTCTCGGCATCGACACGACCCGGTACAAGCTCCTCGCCTTCGCGGTGAGCTCGGGCTTCGCGGGGCTGGCGGGCGGCCTTTACGCGTATTACGTGCAGCTC harbors:
- a CDS encoding ABC transporter ATP-binding protein, with product MGKEVAPPKLALAGLSKWFGGLRAVGACSFEIAPGTVVGLIGPNGSGKSTLFNLVTGLLRPDEGAIFYDGERIDGLATHEIARRGVGRTFQSVKIFRDLPVRENLAIAAMGRGLRGWEPRADEWLARMGLTRLVDAPAGTLSIGQQRLLELTMNLVIDPEFLLLDEPLAGVHPVIRRQIADTLNDLRARGRTLLIIEHHMPFVMGLCDKIVVMDHGEKIAEGAPEAIRADPRVIATLLGRAERGSDDARA
- a CDS encoding ABC transporter ATP-binding protein; amino-acid sequence: MLELEGVRSGYGKLEILQSASLRVPDGAIIGIIGPNGAGKSTLLKTAFGYLPPSAGRIVLDGREIAGRRPDEIMRLGVGYLAQAGGLFAEMTVHDNLVLGGYTVSRADKRHAIDHVYTRFPLFRDRRRQLAGALSGGEQRLLAIARALIVRPRLLLLDEPSAALAPRFIDEVYATLVALNRDGIALLIVEQNVEAILAVAHRVFVLDLGQNAFDGTPSELRASDSIRRLYLGEDAA
- a CDS encoding branched-chain amino acid ABC transporter permease — encoded protein: MLESLLEFLIQGVVLGGLYALFAVGLSLIFGVLDVINVAHGEFFAIGGYLAFTAVVLLHLPGAMGILGAAVGTFLLGLCVYPLLIAPLKRRLGGRPQGPLYLVLTLGLSTFLQSSLLAIAGGDYLRVPPQVSGILDLGVTAVSFQRLLVLGVAALLLTGLFAFLRFHPEGLAVRAVSQNPDAAQAMGINLPRIFAFTLALGVALAGVGGALMAPLFNVYPAVGFPLTIKAFAITILGGMGNPAGALVASFVISIAESLSVMVIPSQWQNLIAFAVMIVMLLLRPRGLFGRAVSR
- a CDS encoding branched-chain amino acid ABC transporter permease; protein product: MRGLPLAVAAVAALLPVLLPHPFVLTIATQAAIWALLAASWDLLSGYTGQISFGHAGFFALGAYAAAAATKHADVSPWLGLLIGATIAAAVGLLTGFPALRLRGHYLALVTLGLAEIIRLVAQNWMALTGGPFGIHDFRSFSGLPAAALAYRQAMYGVVVSIVAVSIAVMYLLCERTNAGKAFRAIREDEVLAQTLGIDTTRYKLLAFAVSSGFAGLAGGLYAYYVQLVSPSVASAATTSLVIGMAVFGGLGTLWGPVLGALLLYGLYEGLRFVGVVYNLVAVGLVIMVFVIYFPRGLAGIGRSA